A window from Setaria italica strain Yugu1 chromosome VIII, Setaria_italica_v2.0, whole genome shotgun sequence encodes these proteins:
- the LOC101781844 gene encoding ent-cassadiene C2-hydroxylase, whose translation MEGIVLLVLSVFVLLVVLSKLKSRLVAKPKHNLPPGPWTLPVIGSLHHLVAGTNIHRAMRRLAQKHGPLMTLRLGEVSALVVSSPQAAEEVMKTHDVTFSDRHVNATLSALSFDGKDVAFAPYGERWRQLRKICVLELLTAARVQSFRRIREDEAARFMENLAASAGAGAVNLSKMISSFINDTFARESVGSRCKYQDEYLDALGTALLQTSGLAVADLFPSSRLVQVLDTALRKVLACRDRMQRILEQIKQDTKEDMDRGGEAVAAETGREGFVGVLLRLQKERSTPIPLDDDTIVAVLFDMFAAGSETSSTTLNWCMTELVRTPDAMAKAQAEVRAAFKGKSTVGEDDLKGLSYLKLVIKEALRLHTPVPLLVPRKCRETCRVMGYDVPKGTVVFVNMWAICRDPKYWDDPEEFKPERFENSNLDYKGTNFEFLPFGAGRRICPGINLGVGNMELALASLLYHFDWKLPDGIDPKDVDVSEAAGLVASKKTSLILHPVTRIPPANV comes from the exons ATGGAAGGCATAGTGCTCCTCGTCTTGTCCGTGTTCGTGCTTCTCGTCGTCCTCTCCAAGCTCAAGTCCCGGCTCGTCGCGAAACCAAAGCATAACCTGCCCCCAGGGCCGTGGACGCTTCCGGTGATCGGTAGCCTccaccacctcgtcgccggcaccaaCATCCACCGCGCCATGCGCAGGCTGGCGCAGAAGCACGGGCCGCTCATGACGCTCCGGCTCGGCGAGGTGTCGGCACTGGTGGTGTCGTCGCCACAGGCCGCGGAGGAGGTCATGAAGACGCACGACGTCACGTTCTCCGACCGGCACGTGAACGCCACGCTCAGCGCGCTCTCCTTCGACGGCAAGGACGTCGCGTTCGCGCCCtacggcgagcggtggcgccaGCTCCGCAAGATCTGCGTGCTGGAGCTGCTCACCGCCGCCCGGGTGCAGTCGTTCCGGCGCATCCGCGAGGACGAGGCGGCGCGGTTCATGGAGAACCTCGCCgcgtccgccggcgccggcgccgtcaacCTGTCCAAGATGATCTCTAGCTTCATCAACGACACCTTCGCGAGGGAGTCGGTGGGCAGCCGGTGCAAGTACCAAGACGAGTACCTCGACGCACTCGGCACGGCGTTGCTGCAGACGTCAgggctcgccgtcgccgacctcTTCCCGTCTTCGAGGCTCGTGCAGGTTCTTGACACGGCGCTGCGTAAGGTGCTCGCGTGCCGGGACAGGATGCAGCGCATCCTCGAGCAGATCAAACAGGACACAAAGGAAGACAtggaccgcggcggcgaggcggtggcAGCCGAGACCGGCAGAGAGGGCTTCGTCGGCGTCCTGCTAAGGCTCCAGAAGGAACGCAGCACGCCGATCCCGCTCGACGACGACACCATCGTCGCGGTGCTCTTT GACATGTTTGCTGCCGGTAGCGAGACCTCGTCGACCACGCTGAACTGGTGCATGACGGAGCTAGTCCGGACCCCGGATGCCATGGCGAAAGCGCAGGCCGAGGTGCGGGCGGCCTTCAAGGGGAAGAGCACGGTCGGCGAAGACGACCTCAAGGGGCTCAGCTACCTCAAGCTGGTGATCAAGGAGGCCCTCAGGCTGCACACACCAGTTCCACTCCTGGTCCCTCGGAAGTGCCGTGAGACGTGCAGGGTCATGGGCTACGACGTCCCCAAGGGCACGGTCGTGTTCGTTAACATGTGGGCGATTTGCAGGGACCCCAAGTATTGGGACGATCCGGAGGAATTCAAGCCGGAGCGGTTTGAAAACAGCAACCTAGACTACAAGGGAACGAACTTTGAAttccttccatttggagctggCCGTCGGATTTGCCCGGGGATCAACCTAGGGGTGGGAAACATGGAACTTGCATTGGCGAGCCTTCTATACCACTTTGACTGGAAGCTGCCTGACGGAATCGATCCAAAGGATGTTGATGTAAGTGAGGCGGCAGGATTAGTTGCAAGTAAGAAAACAAGCCTGATCTTGCACCCTGTTACTCGCATTCCTCCAGCAAATGTGTAA